The Verrucomicrobiia bacterium genome window below encodes:
- a CDS encoding MBL fold metallo-hydrolase, whose product MNLEDHLGDIVRKGRGMAGLSTAAAAAAAGVTEAELADLERTGKMAGRFNLAALANQLGMQPAKLSGIAQGWLPGEKDLGQWRELRVITTDDGEMSVNCFLVWDEVTREAALFDTGFDLAPVFREVEENQLQLRHVFITHGHSDHVDNLPALREKFPKIFVHMDARDALPQHKNRRNDCIHVGSLRITNRPTPGHADDGVTYIVGNWPEDAPHIAIVGDALFAGSMGRAEGVWELARQAVREQILSLPNTTLICPGHGPLTTVAEEKEHNPFF is encoded by the coding sequence ATGAATTTGGAAGATCATCTCGGCGACATCGTCCGCAAGGGGCGCGGCATGGCGGGCCTGTCGACGGCGGCTGCCGCAGCCGCGGCAGGCGTGACGGAGGCCGAACTGGCCGATTTGGAACGCACCGGGAAAATGGCCGGGCGATTCAACCTGGCCGCGCTGGCGAACCAGTTGGGCATGCAACCGGCCAAGCTGTCGGGCATCGCCCAAGGCTGGCTCCCAGGCGAAAAGGATTTGGGCCAGTGGCGGGAGCTGCGGGTCATCACGACCGATGACGGCGAAATGTCGGTGAACTGTTTTCTCGTTTGGGATGAAGTCACGCGCGAAGCGGCGTTGTTCGACACCGGGTTTGATCTGGCGCCGGTCTTTCGGGAGGTTGAGGAAAACCAGCTGCAGTTGCGGCACGTGTTCATCACGCACGGTCATTCCGATCACGTGGACAACCTGCCGGCGCTGCGCGAGAAGTTTCCCAAGATTTTTGTGCACATGGACGCCCGGGACGCGCTGCCGCAGCACAAGAACCGCCGCAACGACTGCATTCACGTGGGCAGCCTCCGCATCACCAACCGCCCGACGCCCGGCCACGCGGATGACGGGGTAACCTACATCGTCGGCAACTGGCCGGAAGACGCGCCGCACATTGCCATCGTGGGGGATGCATTGTTTGCCGGTTCCATGGGCCGCGCGGAGGGCGTCTGGGAACTGGCCCGGCAGGCCGTGCGCGAGCAGATTCTGTCCCTGCCCAACACCACATTGATTTGCCCCGGTCACGGGCCGTTGACCACCGTGGCCGAGGAAAAGGAGCACAATCCCTTCTTTTGA
- the mtnA gene encoding S-methyl-5-thioribose-1-phosphate isomerase: MNVTFRGQTRHFRTVTFDAATNEVVLIEQRLLPHEFQLVRTRDFKQTAAAIRDMIVRGAPAIAATAAYGLAQGARAFRGRSLSAFAGHLRKVYETIEAARPTAVDPVNAMNLVLGEMRTGEDVATQQVLALAAAEEFAGQSVRECEAIGKHGAKLIRNGANILTHCNAGWLACVDIGTATAPMYAAQAAGRKFHVFCDETRPRCQGASLTAWELAQQGVPHHVIADNAAGHLMQRGEIDLVIVGSDRTLGRTGDAANKIGTYTKAVLAKRHGIPFYVAIPLSTIDWNLKSGFDIPIEERQEAEVLGAWGVAARNGKRQYVRIANPNSPARNPGFDVTPAELITGIITPLGIFKPGELWKRRKQLGAE, translated from the coding sequence ATGAATGTCACTTTCCGCGGCCAGACCCGCCATTTCCGCACCGTCACTTTCGACGCGGCGACGAACGAGGTCGTGCTGATCGAGCAACGCCTGTTGCCGCACGAGTTCCAGCTCGTCCGCACCCGCGATTTCAAACAAACCGCGGCGGCCATCCGCGACATGATTGTGCGCGGTGCGCCGGCCATTGCCGCCACGGCGGCCTATGGTCTGGCGCAGGGCGCCCGCGCGTTTCGCGGCCGGTCGTTGTCCGCGTTCGCCGGCCATTTGCGGAAGGTTTACGAGACGATCGAAGCCGCGCGTCCCACGGCCGTGGACCCGGTCAACGCGATGAACCTTGTGCTCGGCGAAATGCGGACCGGCGAAGACGTCGCCACGCAACAGGTGCTGGCACTGGCCGCGGCGGAGGAATTTGCCGGCCAATCCGTGCGCGAATGTGAAGCCATCGGCAAACACGGGGCAAAGCTGATTCGCAACGGCGCCAACATCCTGACGCACTGCAACGCCGGCTGGCTGGCATGCGTGGACATCGGAACCGCCACGGCACCGATGTATGCCGCGCAGGCGGCCGGCCGGAAGTTTCACGTGTTCTGCGACGAAACCCGCCCGCGCTGCCAGGGGGCGTCGCTGACGGCCTGGGAACTGGCGCAGCAGGGCGTGCCGCATCACGTCATCGCGGACAACGCCGCCGGGCACCTGATGCAGCGAGGCGAAATCGATCTGGTCATCGTCGGCAGCGACCGCACGCTGGGCCGCACGGGCGACGCCGCGAACAAGATTGGCACCTACACCAAGGCCGTGCTGGCCAAACGGCATGGCATCCCCTTCTACGTCGCGATCCCGCTTTCGACCATCGACTGGAATTTAAAGTCGGGCTTCGACATCCCGATCGAGGAGCGGCAAGAGGCGGAAGTGCTCGGGGCGTGGGGTGTCGCCGCGCGGAACGGAAAACGGCAATACGTGCGCATCGCCAATCCGAACAGCCCGGCGCGCAATCCGGGCTTTGATGTGACGCCGGCCGAGCTCATCACCGGCATCATCACGCCGCTGGGGATTTTCAAGCCGGGGGAATTGTGGAAGCGAAGAAAGCAATTGGGGGCGGAGTAA
- the infA gene encoding translation initiation factor IF-1 encodes MPKEEPIELTGSVTQVLPGTMFRVALPNGHEVLAHISGKMRKHFIRISVGDRVNVEMSPYDLGKARITFRHSENRSNPKSY; translated from the coding sequence GTGCCAAAAGAAGAACCCATTGAACTGACTGGATCGGTGACCCAGGTTTTGCCGGGCACCATGTTTCGCGTTGCGCTGCCGAACGGGCACGAAGTGCTCGCCCACATCTCGGGCAAGATGCGCAAGCATTTCATCCGCATCTCCGTCGGCGACCGCGTGAACGTCGAGATGTCCCCTTACGATCTCGGCAAGGCGCGCATCACCTTCCGCCATTCGGAAAACCGTTCTAACCCTAAGAGCTACTAG
- a CDS encoding glutaredoxin: protein MSKPKIIAYLKPSCGWSNGVRAILRKYDLPYEDRDIINDPLQRQEMIMKSGQMLSPCVEVDGHMLPDISGEEVEAYLLSKGLVQPNSVAPEAPTNQPCANEMHPSTPLNFR from the coding sequence ATGAGCAAACCAAAAATCATCGCTTACCTGAAACCCAGCTGCGGCTGGAGCAACGGCGTGCGCGCCATCCTGCGCAAATACGACCTGCCCTACGAAGACCGGGACATCATCAACGATCCGCTCCAGCGACAGGAGATGATCATGAAGAGCGGCCAGATGCTCAGTCCATGCGTGGAGGTGGACGGCCACATGCTGCCGGACATCAGCGGCGAAGAAGTCGAAGCCTACCTGCTGTCCAAGGGCCTCGTGCAGCCCAACAGTGTTGCCCCCGAGGCGCCCACGAATCAGCCGTGCGCAAATGAAATGCATCCGTCCACGCCGCTGAATTTCCGCTGA
- a CDS encoding YajQ family cyclic di-GMP-binding protein has product MPSFDIVSQVNSMEIENAVNQANKELASRFDFRGSKASIALEKNEIKLSAEDEFKVAALVDIVMGKLAKRSISLKNVEKLAPDVSPLGHARQVIKIKQGLESKVAKEVTTFIRDSKFKVTSAIQGEEVRVNGKSRDELQAVIAAVRAKEFPVSLQFVNFRD; this is encoded by the coding sequence ATGCCGTCATTCGACATCGTATCGCAGGTCAACTCGATGGAGATCGAGAACGCCGTCAATCAGGCCAACAAGGAACTGGCCAGCCGTTTTGATTTCCGCGGCTCCAAGGCGTCCATTGCGCTGGAGAAAAATGAAATCAAGCTCTCGGCCGAGGATGAGTTCAAAGTGGCCGCGCTGGTGGACATCGTCATGGGCAAGCTCGCCAAGCGCAGCATCAGCTTGAAGAACGTGGAAAAGCTGGCGCCGGACGTTTCGCCGCTCGGTCACGCGCGGCAGGTCATCAAAATCAAGCAGGGGCTGGAATCCAAGGTGGCCAAGGAAGTCACCACGTTCATCCGCGACAGCAAGTTCAAGGTGACTTCCGCCATTCAGGGCGAGGAGGTGCGCGTGAACGGCAAGAGCCGGGATGAATTGCAGGCGGTCATCGCCGCAGTGCGGGCGAAGGAATTTCCGGTTTCGCTGCAATTCGTGAATTTCCGCGACTGA
- a CDS encoding AraC family transcriptional regulator, which translates to MLAKELLGSAALEVLAVERCRTGAWWNFHDVMSPFSRLWLPLNGPAQVTHHGREFQLTPGSMHLIPAFTLHSHRCRRPFDLCFLHFTSRLKTGIDLMAVHEMDYQLPAGPETLRLFRRLEAIFPERKLPVYDPFRDEYRRFPARVAELEARTSPVDAFEAEGVLRQLVAPFLRTWHGEPAGHATLAGRYLVVQEFIHEHLAERISLKDLARVAELNPTYFSDAFRQTIGVRPLAYLTRRRMERAQYLLATTQNSVKQVAQEAGFPDASHFSRVFARHCRMSPLQYRQRNSL; encoded by the coding sequence ATGCTCGCGAAGGAACTGCTGGGCTCGGCGGCGCTGGAAGTGCTCGCGGTGGAACGTTGCCGCACCGGCGCCTGGTGGAACTTCCACGACGTGATGAGCCCGTTTTCGCGGCTGTGGCTGCCGCTGAACGGCCCGGCGCAGGTGACGCACCATGGCCGGGAATTTCAACTGACACCCGGCTCAATGCACCTGATTCCCGCGTTCACGCTGCACAGCCACCGGTGCCGGCGACCATTTGACCTCTGCTTCCTCCATTTCACCAGCCGGTTGAAAACGGGCATCGACCTGATGGCCGTCCATGAGATGGATTACCAACTGCCGGCGGGGCCGGAAACCCTTCGCTTGTTTCGGCGGTTGGAAGCGATTTTCCCGGAGCGCAAGCTGCCGGTGTATGACCCGTTCCGCGACGAGTATCGCCGTTTTCCGGCGCGAGTGGCCGAACTGGAGGCGCGCACGTCGCCGGTGGATGCCTTCGAGGCGGAGGGCGTGTTGCGCCAGTTGGTGGCGCCGTTCCTGCGCACGTGGCACGGTGAGCCGGCCGGACACGCAACGCTCGCCGGCCGCTACCTCGTGGTGCAGGAATTCATCCACGAGCATCTGGCCGAACGGATCAGCCTCAAGGACCTTGCGCGCGTCGCCGAACTGAATCCCACTTATTTTTCCGATGCGTTTCGCCAGACCATCGGCGTCCGCCCGCTGGCTTACTTGACCCGCCGCCGCATGGAGCGGGCGCAGTATCTGCTGGCGACGACGCAGAATTCGGTGAAGCAGGTGGCCCAGGAGGCGGGTTTTCCGGACGCTTCCCACTTCAGCCGCGTGTTTGCGCGCCATTGCCGGATGTCGCCCCTGCAATATCGCCAGCGCAACAGTCTCTGA
- a CDS encoding tetratricopeptide repeat protein, with protein sequence MEKSSRKKTKSPDPRELDVEISFLEGLVRRDPNYLDALQLLGDDYTRRGRFEEGLRVDQKLSELDPRNPLSFYNLACSLSLTGKLDESARALEAALDLGYEDFKWLARDPDLKALRKHPHYARLREKIRRMQTDME encoded by the coding sequence ATGGAAAAGAGCAGTCGCAAGAAAACAAAATCGCCGGACCCGCGGGAGTTGGATGTGGAGATTTCCTTTCTGGAGGGCCTGGTGCGCCGCGATCCCAATTACCTGGATGCGTTGCAGTTGCTGGGCGACGACTACACGCGCCGCGGCCGGTTTGAAGAAGGCCTGCGGGTGGACCAGAAGCTGTCCGAACTCGACCCCCGGAATCCGCTGTCGTTCTACAACCTCGCCTGCAGCCTGTCGCTCACTGGCAAGCTGGATGAATCGGCCCGCGCGCTGGAAGCAGCGCTGGACCTCGGCTACGAAGATTTCAAGTGGCTGGCGCGCGACCCGGACTTGAAGGCGCTGCGCAAGCATCCGCACTACGCCCGGCTGCGGGAAAAAATCCGCCGGATGCAAACCGACATGGAGTGA